A single genomic interval of Spirosoma linguale DSM 74 harbors:
- a CDS encoding hypothetical protein (KEGG: esa:ESA_01404 hypothetical protein), whose translation MNTEVSANGLTAVAPKLLSGKIWVAMFPTSKSLEALSSPFRENIKAFINALKRAGATVSVSATLRPPQRAYLMHFSFLIAHSKQDPRNVPSMNDVNIEWFHGNIEDSIKAAKEMVNAYGIATTKTPPALMSNHISGNAIDMTISEFNGKEIAKQDGAFITVNVFNDLRTIGASYNVFNKIADDLPHWSTTGK comes from the coding sequence ATGAATACCGAAGTTTCGGCTAATGGCCTTACTGCTGTAGCGCCCAAGCTTTTAAGCGGAAAAATTTGGGTTGCAATGTTTCCAACATCAAAGAGTTTAGAGGCTCTATCCTCTCCTTTTCGAGAGAATATTAAGGCATTTATAAATGCCTTAAAAAGGGCTGGGGCCACTGTAAGTGTCTCTGCAACTTTACGTCCCCCCCAAAGAGCGTACCTCATGCACTTTAGTTTTTTGATAGCACATTCAAAGCAAGATCCAAGAAACGTCCCTTCAATGAATGACGTAAATATTGAATGGTTTCATGGAAACATAGAGGACTCAATAAAAGCAGCAAAAGAAATGGTTAATGCTTATGGTATAGCAACAACAAAGACTCCTCCTGCTCTGATGTCTAATCATATTTCTGGGAATGCAATTGATATGACAATTTCTGAATTTAACGGTAAAGAAATCGCGAAGCAGGATGGGGCATTCATAACAGTGAATGTATTCAATGATTTGAGAACAATTGGAGCATCCTACAATGTTTTTAATAAAATTGCCGATGATTTACCTCATTGGTCCACTACAGGAAAATAG
- a CDS encoding Transposase and inactivated derivatives-like protein (KEGG: maq:Maqu_0609 transposase), giving the protein MANYKQSDYEALRRRCIELSQVGWKQAAIAQVFGLTQPWVSRTLKKYNQQGLTALQEGKRTGAPPRLSAQQLDLLVIELNKGAEHHGFSGAIWTRPRVNEVIKKLFGVSYDPSQVGRILKKVGWSRQLPQRKASQQDAQAVTQWRSERLPELKKKAKAEGRVILYIDESACYLLPFVAHTWAPCGQTPVLMEQAGRTHLSLIAAIAANGQIYVAGQNQAFTSEDIVWFLKLLCGRYRKRNLLIIWDGAAIHRSNVVKELLRERLGRMHLERLPAYSPELNPVELLWSQLKRNLKNKAFTSLDELTVAVLEQTKRLEKDPKSVKAFFNKKEIAFITD; this is encoded by the exons ATGGCAAACTACAAACAATCTGATTACGAAGCCCTTCGCCGACGCTGTATTGAACTCAGTCAGGTAGGATGGAAACAAGCAGCTATTGCTCAGGTGTTTGGCCTAACTCAGCCTTGGGTGAGTCGGACACTTAAGAAGTACAACCAGCAAGGTTTGACCGCCTTGCAAGAAGGGAAGCGAACCGGAGCACCACCCCGTTTGTCGGCTCAGCAACTGGATCTACTCGTGATTGAACTCAACAAAGGGGCGGAACATCATGGATTTAGTGGAGCCATCTGGACCCGTCCCCGAGTTAATGAAGTCATTAAGAAGCTCTTTGGTGTCAGCTATGACCCTTCTCAGGTAGGCCGTATCCTCAAGAAAGTAGGCTGGAGCCGACAGTTGCCGCAACGTAAAGCCAGTCAACAGGACGCTCAGGCAGTTACTCAGTGGCGCAGCGAACGCTTACCCGAACTTAAAAAA AAAGCTAAAGCCGAGGGGCGCGTTATCTTATATATTGATGAATCAGCGTGTTATCTATTGCCTTTTGTGGCCCACACTTGGGCACCTTGCGGACAGACACCGGTCTTAATGGAGCAAGCGGGGCGGACTCATTTGAGCTTAATTGCGGCCATTGCTGCGAACGGTCAAATTTATGTGGCAGGTCAAAACCAGGCATTCACTAGTGAAGATATAGTATGGTTTTTAAAACTACTCTGTGGGCGTTATCGCAAACGGAACCTGCTGATTATTTGGGATGGCGCAGCAATCCATCGTAGCAACGTCGTTAAAGAGTTACTTCGTGAACGCCTTGGCCGAATGCATCTGGAACGCTTACCCGCTTATAGTCCGGAGCTAAATCCAGTTGAACTGCTATGGAGTCAATTGAAAAGAAACTTAAAAAACAAAGCGTTCACAAGCTTGGACGAACTGACTGTAGCTGTTCTTGAGCAAACCAAGCGACTAGAGAAGGACCCTAAATCAGTAAAAGCCTTCTTCAATAAAAAGGAAATAGCGTTTATTACAGACTAA
- a CDS encoding hypothetical protein (KEGG: nha:Nham_2895 hypothetical protein) — protein MKKSKSIAGMVGPTLIVMVLSELKLWNPTLYDTQIVPLIYLNGVLLFIAGLAIVRGHNIWNFSWQTFVTLVGYIGILLGIFRMFFPHIQKNEFKDNGFILSLELLLILLGAFLTYKAYFQKTSNR, from the coding sequence ATGAAAAAATCTAAATCAATAGCAGGAATGGTTGGCCCAACACTAATAGTTATGGTCTTATCCGAATTGAAATTATGGAATCCTACCCTCTATGATACTCAGATAGTACCCCTTATTTATCTAAATGGTGTGCTTCTTTTTATTGCCGGCCTGGCAATTGTACGGGGGCATAATATCTGGAACTTTAGTTGGCAGACTTTCGTAACGCTGGTAGGATATATTGGAATTCTACTTGGAATATTTCGGATGTTTTTTCCTCATATTCAGAAGAATGAATTTAAGGATAATGGGTTTATTCTAAGCCTGGAATTGCTGTTAATTCTTTTGGGAGCGTTTTTGACATACAAAGCCTATTTTCAAAAAACTAGTAATCGTTAG
- a CDS encoding signal transduction histidine kinase, LytS (PFAM: histidine kinase internal region~KEGG: maq:Maqu_0489 histidine kinase internal region), whose translation MHSTIWIVVGLFQVYTHTWILRGAAWQVYLVVILFDLPTIAGSYYLFAFFGLPNIYRGKWLNVFICLAGVYTLNTLSNYLLYGWIANTYHILTSVPKALGHNGFLKVLFGENTLLINWSFTLSSLAVPIAGKIVKDMLMVRTKAAELERDNLKLELNFLQAQIQPHFVLNSLNSVYSMVAGTDDEAGGVLLRLSKLLRYALYETANPTIPLVREVDFLREYIALEAVRQHERTTLSFHHDGPLEQFQIPPLLLVTFVENAFKHGINSTYRQAWAAVRVQTTENGVLHFRVENSKPPPDVRRKAINRPVGVGIVNTQRRLKLLFPDRHTLTIRDETNMFIVDLMLQLEPETLATLT comes from the coding sequence ATGCATAGTACAATCTGGATAGTAGTAGGTCTTTTCCAAGTGTATACACATACGTGGATATTGAGGGGAGCTGCCTGGCAGGTTTACTTGGTTGTGATCCTATTTGATCTGCCTACAATAGCAGGCAGTTATTACCTGTTCGCGTTTTTTGGATTACCTAACATATATAGGGGTAAGTGGCTCAATGTTTTTATATGCTTAGCTGGTGTCTATACGTTGAACACGCTTTCCAACTACCTATTGTACGGCTGGATTGCAAACACATACCATATTCTAACCAGTGTCCCTAAAGCTCTTGGCCATAATGGTTTTCTAAAAGTACTCTTTGGAGAAAATACGCTATTGATAAACTGGTCATTCACATTATCAAGTTTAGCTGTGCCAATAGCAGGAAAAATAGTCAAAGATATGTTGATGGTGCGTACCAAGGCAGCTGAATTGGAACGTGACAACCTCAAACTAGAGCTGAATTTTTTACAGGCCCAGATTCAACCGCACTTTGTACTAAATTCTCTCAACAGCGTCTACTCAATGGTAGCCGGCACAGACGATGAAGCGGGTGGTGTTCTGCTACGCTTATCAAAGCTATTACGCTACGCGTTGTACGAAACGGCAAATCCAACAATCCCACTTGTGCGGGAGGTTGACTTTTTGCGTGAGTATATCGCTCTTGAAGCGGTTCGGCAACACGAGCGTACAACATTATCTTTCCATCATGATGGCCCGTTAGAGCAGTTCCAGATTCCCCCTCTTTTATTAGTAACGTTTGTTGAGAACGCTTTCAAGCACGGCATCAATTCCACTTATCGCCAAGCCTGGGCCGCTGTTAGGGTACAGACAACCGAAAACGGGGTTCTGCATTTTAGAGTGGAAAACTCTAAACCCCCGCCGGATGTCCGACGGAAAGCAATAAACCGCCCAGTGGGAGTCGGTATCGTTAATACTCAACGGCGGCTAAAATTACTGTTTCCTGACCGACATACGCTTACTATCCGTGACGAAACTAATATGTTTATCGTGG